In a single window of the Serratia quinivorans genome:
- the lptB_6 gene encoding Lipopolysaccharide export system ATP-binding protein LptB: MTPLLTLSHVSKRFGGLTAVDDVSISIHQGEIYGLIGPNGAGKTTCFNLITGLYRADSGEFRLQDRRYKPQAIDKVAQAGIARTFQNLRLFNEMSVLENVMVGCHLRTRNGLWAAISRHRRAREEEQATREKSHALLEYVGISQFAHYRAGDLSYGHQRRLEIARALATEPKLLALDEPAAGMNAAEKVALRELLQRIRESGKTLLLIEHDVKLVMGLCDRLTVLDYGRVIAEGEPAQVRREPAVIRAYLGGAADV; the protein is encoded by the coding sequence ATGACGCCACTTCTCACACTCAGTCACGTCAGTAAACGCTTTGGCGGGCTGACCGCGGTGGATGACGTCAGCATCAGCATTCACCAGGGCGAAATTTACGGGTTGATCGGGCCGAACGGTGCAGGAAAAACCACCTGTTTCAACCTGATCACTGGCCTGTACCGGGCCGACAGCGGCGAGTTTCGTCTGCAGGATCGCCGCTACAAGCCGCAGGCCATCGACAAGGTGGCACAGGCCGGTATCGCCCGCACCTTCCAAAACCTGCGCTTGTTCAATGAAATGAGCGTTCTGGAGAACGTGATGGTCGGTTGCCATCTGCGCACTCGCAACGGTCTGTGGGCGGCGATCTCACGCCATCGGCGTGCCCGAGAGGAAGAGCAAGCCACACGAGAGAAATCCCACGCGCTGCTGGAGTACGTCGGCATCAGCCAGTTTGCCCACTACCGCGCCGGCGATCTTTCCTATGGTCACCAGCGGCGGTTGGAAATCGCCCGGGCGCTGGCCACAGAGCCGAAATTACTGGCGCTGGATGAACCGGCAGCCGGTATGAACGCCGCCGAAAAAGTGGCGCTGCGCGAGCTACTGCAACGTATCCGCGAAAGCGGCAAAACCCTGTTGTTGATCGAGCACGACGTCAAACTGGTGATGGGATTGTGCGACCGTCTGACGGTACTTGATTACGGCCGAGTGATCGCCGAAGGCGAACCGGCACAGGTGCGACGTGAACCGGCGGTGATCCGCGCTTATCTGGGGGGAGCTGCCGATGTCTGA
- the livF_6 gene encoding LIV-I protein F → MSEPLLMVKQLKVSYGGIHAVKGIDFTVNSGEQVTLIGANGAGKTSSLRALTGLQPFEGEILFDGRSIRGMPPHRLLQQGLVMVPEGRGIFARMTVLENLQLGAYSRRDKPAVRQDLEQVCSIFPRLRERLQQQAGLLSGGEQQMVAIGRALLSRPRLLVLDEPSMGLAPIVVEAIFEVIKSLSRDGVTLLLVEQNARLALASTDRAYVLDSGSLSHCGRSADLLDDEKIKQAYLGE, encoded by the coding sequence ATGTCTGAACCCTTATTGATGGTCAAACAGTTAAAAGTGTCTTACGGCGGCATTCATGCCGTGAAAGGCATCGATTTTACAGTGAACAGCGGCGAACAGGTGACTTTGATCGGTGCTAACGGTGCAGGTAAAACCTCCAGCCTGCGCGCGCTGACCGGCCTGCAACCCTTCGAAGGGGAAATCCTGTTCGACGGCCGTTCCATTCGCGGTATGCCACCCCATCGCTTATTGCAACAGGGCCTGGTGATGGTCCCGGAAGGCCGCGGTATTTTCGCCCGCATGACGGTGCTGGAAAACCTGCAGCTTGGTGCCTATTCGCGCCGTGACAAACCGGCGGTGCGACAAGATCTGGAACAGGTTTGCTCTATATTCCCGCGGTTGCGCGAACGGCTGCAACAGCAGGCCGGGCTGCTTTCCGGCGGTGAGCAGCAGATGGTGGCCATTGGCCGGGCGTTACTCAGCCGTCCGCGCCTGTTGGTGCTGGATGAGCCCTCAATGGGGTTGGCACCGATCGTGGTTGAAGCCATTTTTGAGGTTATCAAAAGCCTTTCTCGTGACGGTGTCACGCTGCTTTTGGTGGAACAAAATGCCCGACTGGCACTGGCATCTACGGATCGCGCCTATGTGCTGGACAGCGGCAGCCTGAGCCACTGTGGTCGCTCTGCCGACCTGCTGGACGATGAAAAAATCAAACAAGCCTATCTGGGCGAATAA
- the braC gene encoding Leucine-, isoleucine-, valine-, threonine-, and alanine-binding protein precursor — MSKITRFKPLALAAAVLVSLGATSPVQADETILIGLAGPLTGPSARIGKDLENGAQLAIADANAQKPTLKGKPVTFKLLSEDDQSDPRTAVAVAQRLVDEGVAGVVGHWNTGTSIPAARIYHDAGIAQVAPVATGHGYTQQGFDTSFRVMGHDDDGGHYAGDYAVKVLKAKRIAVIDDRTAFGQGLADEFIKSLVAQGLQPVAREYVDDKTVDFSAVLTTVRSKNADLIFFGGVDSQAAPLARRIKQLGMNTQLMGAGGFVSQTFLTLAQKEGEGVVALEPGLPLEQMPGGKAFEQAYRDRYKTHIELHAPFAYDATRVLIAAIEQAGSADPADYLPKLRAIHYQGVTGVIAFDAQGNLQQPSFTLYRVVDGKWQPQSVLGGAKAQ; from the coding sequence ATGAGCAAGATAACTCGCTTCAAGCCGTTGGCGCTGGCCGCCGCCGTTCTGGTCAGCCTGGGCGCGACATCGCCGGTTCAGGCCGATGAAACTATTTTGATCGGGCTGGCAGGCCCGCTGACCGGCCCTTCCGCCCGTATCGGCAAGGATTTGGAAAATGGCGCGCAGTTGGCCATCGCCGATGCCAACGCCCAAAAACCGACGCTGAAAGGCAAGCCGGTCACCTTTAAACTGCTGTCCGAGGACGATCAGTCAGACCCACGCACCGCCGTTGCGGTAGCCCAACGCCTGGTGGACGAAGGCGTCGCCGGCGTGGTCGGCCATTGGAACACCGGCACCAGCATCCCGGCGGCACGTATTTACCACGACGCCGGTATTGCTCAGGTCGCACCGGTCGCCACTGGCCACGGCTATACTCAGCAAGGGTTCGATACCAGCTTCCGCGTAATGGGCCACGACGATGACGGCGGTCATTATGCCGGCGACTATGCGGTGAAGGTGCTGAAGGCCAAGCGTATTGCGGTAATCGACGATCGCACCGCGTTCGGCCAGGGGCTGGCAGATGAGTTTATCAAGTCGTTGGTGGCTCAGGGCCTGCAACCGGTCGCGCGGGAGTATGTCGACGACAAGACCGTTGATTTCAGTGCGGTACTGACCACCGTGCGCAGCAAGAACGCCGATTTGATCTTCTTCGGCGGCGTCGACTCGCAGGCCGCCCCGCTGGCCCGTCGCATCAAACAGTTGGGGATGAACACCCAACTGATGGGCGCAGGTGGCTTTGTCAGCCAGACTTTCCTGACGCTGGCACAGAAAGAAGGTGAAGGCGTGGTGGCACTGGAGCCGGGCCTGCCGCTGGAACAGATGCCAGGCGGCAAAGCCTTTGAGCAGGCCTACCGTGACCGCTACAAAACCCATATCGAACTGCATGCGCCGTTCGCCTACGACGCTACGCGGGTATTGATTGCCGCCATCGAGCAGGCGGGGTCCGCCGATCCGGCCGATTATCTGCCGAAGCTGCGCGCCATCCATTATCAGGGCGTCACGGGTGTCATTGCGTTCGATGCACAGGGCAATCTGCAGCAGCCAAGTTTCACTCTTTACCGGGTGGTTGACGGCAAATGGCAGCCGCAAAGCGTACTGGGCGGCGCAAAAGCACAATAA
- the livH_4 gene encoding LIV-I protein H — MTILTATLHTASPHRARLGVVLFFLGLLLAPWVAGSVGGNYWVRVIDFALLYLMLALGLNIVVGLTGLLDMGFIAFYAVGAYLTALLSSPHLTQQFPLLLQWFPEGLHLSILLLIPLAAVLAALCGILLGAPTLRLRGDYLAIVTLGFGEIVRILMRNLDRPLNITNGPKGISAIDPVTLFGLKFSGMHSWFGIRFSSLYLYYYLFAALLLLILFVCLRLQHSRVGRAWTAIREDEDAARAMGINTRNFKLLAFAIGATFGGVAGALFAAFQGFVSPESFTLQESIAVLAMVVLGGMGHIPGVILGALLLAALPELLRSTMGPLQQALFGQVWIDPEIIRQLFYGLALILVMLYRPAGLWPARHQPGAAS; from the coding sequence ATGACTATTCTGACCGCTACTCTACACACCGCTTCCCCTCATCGCGCCAGACTTGGTGTGGTTCTGTTTTTTCTCGGTCTGCTGCTGGCCCCCTGGGTGGCCGGATCCGTCGGCGGTAACTATTGGGTGCGGGTGATCGACTTCGCACTGCTGTATCTGATGCTGGCGCTGGGTCTGAACATCGTGGTCGGCCTCACCGGCCTGCTGGACATGGGATTTATCGCTTTTTACGCCGTCGGCGCCTACCTGACCGCACTGCTCTCGTCTCCGCACCTTACTCAACAATTTCCGCTGCTGTTGCAGTGGTTCCCTGAGGGGCTGCATCTGTCGATCCTGCTGTTGATCCCACTGGCAGCGGTGCTGGCAGCGCTGTGCGGCATTCTGCTGGGAGCACCTACGCTGCGGTTGCGTGGCGACTATCTGGCGATCGTCACGCTGGGTTTCGGTGAGATAGTGCGTATTTTGATGCGTAATCTGGACCGGCCACTCAATATCACCAATGGTCCTAAAGGGATTTCCGCTATCGATCCGGTCACGCTGTTCGGCCTGAAATTTTCCGGTATGCACTCGTGGTTTGGCATCCGTTTTTCATCGCTGTATCTCTATTATTACCTGTTCGCTGCTCTGCTGTTGCTGATCCTGTTTGTCTGCCTGCGCCTGCAGCATTCGCGGGTTGGCCGCGCCTGGACCGCCATTCGCGAAGATGAAGACGCGGCGCGGGCGATGGGCATCAACACACGCAACTTCAAGCTGCTGGCTTTCGCCATCGGAGCGACTTTTGGCGGTGTCGCCGGCGCACTGTTTGCGGCGTTTCAGGGCTTTGTCTCACCGGAATCCTTCACTCTGCAAGAGTCGATCGCCGTATTGGCAATGGTGGTGTTGGGCGGCATGGGCCACATACCCGGCGTGATCCTCGGCGCATTACTGCTGGCCGCCCTGCCAGAGCTGCTGCGCAGCACCATGGGCCCTCTGCAACAGGCGCTATTCGGCCAGGTGTGGATAGATCCAGAGATTATTCGCCAACTGTTCTACGGGCTGGCCCTGATCCTGGTGATGCTGTATCGCCCTGCGGGCCTGTGGCCGGCACGCCATCAACCGGGAGCCGCTTCATGA